A part of Biomphalaria glabrata chromosome 3, xgBioGlab47.1, whole genome shotgun sequence genomic DNA contains:
- the LOC106069190 gene encoding uncharacterized protein LOC106069190 → MKPRKTLEPLSERTNTKRDNYADIIKPTRAISPAFRPGPRQKRRDSNADEVIRFVREFQRHDITYQSPAELKKRSVLPAIGIHGSGDVCEKNESVRAAEDKFDDSARSSNLPETFAGHKFVLTVDAEKNSGDENSRPHYNDASAFHLKIPQSYKTDLDLDVEDTESSSRNLISSDNEIHFSPTRSDIIVSNICDIRQKHSPMSSGSSEASKVAQLMQPRPFRQLPPISRNTFQEKPLASLPSSPGSSIDEEENYP, encoded by the coding sequence ATGAAGCCTCGAAAAACTCTGGAACCGTTGTCCGAAAGGACAAACACCAAGAGAGACAACTACGCTGACATTATTAAGCCGACAAGAGCCATATCTCCAGCGTTCAGGCCTGGTCCGCGCCAAAAACGCCGCGATTCAAACGCCGATGAGGTGATACGATTTGTGCGAGAGTTCCAGCGTCATGACATTACCTACCAGAGTCCAGCGGAACTCAAAAAGAGGTCAGTTCTGCCAGCCATTGGCATTCACGGCAGCGGTGACGTCTGCGAAAAAAACGAGTCGGTAAGGGCGGCAGAAGACAAGTTCGATGACTCCGCCAGATCTTCGAATTTGCCCGAAACATTTGCAGGCCATAAGTTTGTTTTAACTGTTGATGCCGAAAAGAACTCCGGTGACGAAAATAGCAGACCTCACTATAATGATGCATCAGCTTTTCACTTAAAAATACCTCAGAGTTATAAGacggatttagatctagatgtagaggaCACTGAATCATCAAGCCGTAACTTAATCTCCAGTGATAACGAAATACATTTTTCTCCAACAAGATCCGACATCATAGTATCCAACATTTGTGACATAAGGCAAAAACATTCGCCTATGAGCAGTGGCTCTAGTGAAGCTTCCAAAGTGGCGCAACTCATGCAACCTCGCCCATTTCGACAGTTGCCTCCCATTTCTCGAAACACATTTCAAGAGAAGCCTTTGGCAAGTTTGCCGTCTTCCCCTGGGTCATCGATAGATGAAGAAGAAAACTATCCTTAA